One window of the Candidatus Microbacterium colombiense genome contains the following:
- a CDS encoding ABC transporter substrate-binding protein, with product MKRTLGAIATTAVFALALSGCGTPSDAASGDSALKGDAASATCDAMEVGAITRCENFYDDYWPEIDKQLDALYEQAKKEDGGTLVIWDWYELSPDVIAQFNERFPDIKVETRGLTYNLSSAIISAKATGSRNTDVVSGSITSMGAMYDEGFWEKVDWASFGVPEEFLTIGAPELMPDSVNGTLMQYNTEKVESVPETLDGLLDPEYKGKVSVAGYNAVVFAGYGMAEGEDKMLDLIDELTSSGTMKLLEDQGAPLSSGDVPIALNQTLFNPNPALQVSPFEHAGVWAQFSGVNSDAKNKPGAALWTLWNAFDPDWIALRMTDERFASTQVPYAGLPAATFAEATGLMKTNSDALLLGLDNGAETETQATRDDWQAMINAADKALNG from the coding sequence ATGAAGAGAACCTTGGGAGCGATCGCCACGACGGCGGTCTTCGCGCTCGCGTTGAGCGGATGCGGCACGCCGTCCGACGCCGCGAGCGGTGACAGCGCGCTGAAGGGCGATGCCGCCTCGGCCACCTGCGATGCCATGGAGGTCGGAGCGATCACACGCTGCGAGAACTTCTACGACGACTACTGGCCCGAGATCGACAAGCAGCTCGACGCGCTCTACGAGCAGGCGAAGAAGGAGGACGGCGGCACGCTGGTCATCTGGGACTGGTACGAGCTCTCGCCCGACGTGATCGCCCAGTTCAACGAGCGCTTCCCCGACATCAAGGTCGAGACCCGCGGTCTCACCTACAACCTGTCGTCGGCGATCATCTCGGCCAAGGCCACGGGCTCGCGCAACACCGATGTCGTGTCCGGCTCGATCACCTCGATGGGCGCGATGTACGACGAGGGCTTCTGGGAGAAGGTCGACTGGGCCAGCTTCGGCGTGCCCGAGGAGTTCCTCACCATCGGCGCCCCCGAGCTCATGCCCGACAGTGTCAACGGCACACTGATGCAGTACAACACCGAGAAGGTGGAGTCGGTGCCCGAGACCCTCGACGGACTGCTCGACCCGGAGTACAAGGGCAAGGTCTCGGTCGCCGGGTACAACGCCGTCGTGTTCGCCGGGTACGGCATGGCCGAGGGCGAAGACAAGATGCTCGACCTGATCGATGAGCTGACCTCCTCCGGCACCATGAAGCTGCTCGAAGATCAGGGCGCCCCGCTGTCGAGCGGCGATGTGCCGATCGCGCTGAACCAGACGCTGTTCAACCCGAACCCCGCGCTGCAGGTGTCGCCGTTCGAGCACGCCGGCGTGTGGGCGCAGTTCTCGGGCGTCAACTCCGACGCCAAGAACAAGCCGGGTGCGGCGCTGTGGACGCTGTGGAACGCCTTCGATCCGGACTGGATCGCGCTGCGCATGACGGATGAGCGCTTCGCCAGCACGCAGGTGCCGTACGCGGGGCTCCCGGCCGCGACCTTCGCCGAGGCGACAGGCCTCATGAAGACCAACTCCGATGCGCTCCTGCTCGGCCTCGACAACGGTGCGGAGACAGAGACGCAGGCCACTCGTGACGATTGGCAGGCGATGATCAACGCCGCCGACAAGGCGCTGAACGGATAA
- the fgd gene encoding glucose-6-phosphate dehydrogenase (coenzyme-F420) encodes MTLTLGYKASAEQFDPRELVEISVAAEAHGMQSVFASDHFQPWRHTGGHAPFSLTWMAAVGERTSSIRIGTSVLTPTFRYNPAVLAQAFASLGCLYQDRIILGVGSGEALNEIATGFRGAGEQEWPEFKERYARLRESVRLMRALWSGERVNFEGEYYSTHDASIYDRPEGGIPIYIAAGGPMVARYAGRAGDGFICTSGKGQELYVDQLLPAVKEGLEQSERSFETYDRMIEIKLSYEETREAALENTRFWSPLSLSKEQKHDITDPVEMEKAADALPLDTIAKRWIVGNDPDAVAADIQQYIDWGFNHLVFHAPGHDQRRFLQLFERDIAPRLKG; translated from the coding sequence ATGACACTCACCCTCGGATACAAGGCCAGCGCCGAGCAGTTCGACCCGCGCGAACTCGTCGAGATCTCGGTCGCCGCCGAGGCACACGGCATGCAGTCGGTGTTCGCCAGCGACCACTTCCAGCCGTGGCGTCACACGGGCGGGCATGCCCCGTTCTCGCTCACGTGGATGGCGGCGGTCGGTGAGCGCACGTCGAGCATCCGCATCGGTACTTCGGTGCTCACTCCGACGTTCCGCTACAACCCGGCCGTGCTGGCACAGGCCTTCGCGAGCCTGGGGTGCCTGTATCAGGACCGGATCATCCTCGGCGTCGGCTCCGGCGAGGCGCTGAACGAGATCGCCACCGGATTCCGGGGCGCGGGCGAACAGGAGTGGCCCGAGTTCAAGGAGCGCTATGCGCGGCTGCGCGAGTCGGTGCGGCTGATGCGGGCGCTGTGGTCGGGCGAGCGGGTGAACTTCGAGGGCGAGTACTACTCCACCCATGACGCCTCGATCTACGACCGCCCCGAGGGTGGCATCCCGATCTACATCGCCGCGGGCGGTCCGATGGTCGCGCGCTATGCGGGTCGCGCGGGTGACGGTTTCATCTGCACATCGGGCAAGGGACAGGAGCTGTACGTCGACCAGCTGCTGCCTGCGGTGAAGGAGGGGCTGGAACAGTCGGAGCGCTCGTTCGAGACGTACGACCGGATGATCGAGATCAAGCTCTCGTACGAGGAGACCCGGGAGGCGGCACTCGAGAACACCCGCTTCTGGTCGCCGCTGTCGCTGTCGAAGGAGCAGAAGCACGACATCACCGACCCGGTCGAGATGGAGAAGGCCGCCGACGCGCTGCCCCTCGACACGATCGCGAAGCGCTGGATCGTGGGCAACGATCCGGATGCCGTCGCGGCCGACATCCAGCAGTACATCGACTGGGGCTTCAACCACCTCGTCTTCCACGCGCCCGGTCACGACCAGCGGCGGTTCCTGCAGCTGTTCGAGCGCGACATCGCTCCGCGACTGAAGGGCTGA
- a CDS encoding TIGR03557 family F420-dependent LLM class oxidoreductase codes for MHIGYAAMLEQVQPSAVIENCVAAEAHGFRGIMATDHFQPWLPRHRASAHVWTMLGAIGAHTTGDLGPGVTTPGFRTHPAVVAQAAATLATLYPGRGWLGVGSGDALNEHITGDYWPEPAERIDRMFDAVDLIRKLFTASVAGRDTRHRGEHFRMESTRLWTMPPTAPPVYVATAGPVAARRAGRSADGLITVAADIDRLAPLVARFAEGAKEADRDADAMPKVLQVPLSWAPTEEQALANALTEWPIAGLRMRRGDVRSPYDFEQLVRGVTADDMRANLLISADPDVHRARLQRYADLGFTRIYLHNVGPNQKEWLEVFGRDVLPKVRS; via the coding sequence ATGCACATCGGATACGCCGCGATGCTCGAGCAGGTGCAGCCCTCCGCGGTGATCGAGAACTGCGTCGCCGCCGAGGCCCACGGGTTCCGAGGCATCATGGCCACGGACCACTTCCAGCCCTGGCTGCCCCGGCACCGGGCATCCGCGCACGTGTGGACCATGCTCGGCGCGATCGGCGCGCACACCACCGGTGACCTCGGCCCCGGGGTCACCACCCCCGGATTCCGCACGCATCCCGCGGTCGTGGCACAGGCCGCCGCCACCCTCGCCACGCTGTATCCCGGCAGGGGCTGGCTCGGCGTCGGCTCGGGCGATGCGTTGAACGAGCACATCACGGGCGACTACTGGCCCGAACCGGCCGAGCGCATCGACCGCATGTTCGACGCGGTCGACCTCATCCGCAAGCTCTTCACCGCCTCGGTCGCCGGGCGCGACACCCGCCACCGCGGCGAGCACTTCCGCATGGAGTCGACGCGGTTGTGGACCATGCCGCCCACCGCGCCGCCGGTCTACGTCGCGACGGCGGGCCCGGTCGCCGCACGTCGCGCCGGCCGCAGCGCCGACGGGCTCATCACCGTCGCGGCCGACATCGATCGCCTCGCCCCCCTCGTCGCCCGCTTCGCCGAGGGCGCGAAGGAGGCGGATCGTGATGCCGATGCGATGCCCAAGGTGCTCCAGGTGCCGCTCTCGTGGGCGCCGACCGAGGAGCAGGCGCTGGCGAACGCGCTCACCGAATGGCCCATCGCCGGTCTCCGCATGCGCCGCGGCGACGTGCGCTCGCCCTACGACTTCGAGCAACTCGTGCGCGGGGTGACCGCCGACGACATGCGGGCCAACCTGCTCATCTCGGCCGACCCCGACGTGCACCGCGCCCGGTTGCAGCGCTACGCCGACCTCGGATTCACCCGCATCTACCTCCACAACGTGGGGCCGAATCAGAAGGAGTGGCTCGAGGTCTTCGGCCGAGACGTCCTGCCGAAGGTGCGCTCATGA
- a CDS encoding iron ABC transporter permease yields the protein MFKAGRTTGRRRPTSMTIAMVVAGAVIFILLAVPLIVQVITAFRGPFLPFGVSSAKWGIENFVTLWQLREDFWGVLGATGAFVGGSTLLTLLMAFGLAWVTVRTDAPLRRLISVLVIVPYIIPPIVKAQAYLLMLSPESGVLNQLLRLLPFASDVPIDPYAFPTMIFIQALTNVTFPYLMIVPILTNMDGSLEESARVSGASWPQTLRRVTLPMLWPGLLGVTVLTFILGLGSLEVPLLFGQESGRSIFALKLWTLISSNAGELPQYGLAAAWGLVFLVITTIAFAVYLRATRNAERRASVSGKGFRPSTMQMGPWKIPVMLLVAVFILLTGILPLLALLWAAITPYPVAFSFDAMLSRTDFGAFGVVLADPEFWVSLGRTVIIAGGSATIAVVFATVLAYGIARSKKTRWVKALDLFASSSVAIPATIAGFAMFLTFMVINPYIPIAGTLLALVIAYSYRVSIAYRSSYSATLQIRPELEEAALTSGASRFEGFRRIIAPLLMPTVMAVWIQMFILGTNEFTLPAFLATPSSRPLSMYIYAMINPRSAQLYAPDQGAAMALIFTLMVFAIGYGLQWALSRRAIGRTRKPVSAGLPALAATPVADADASATATLAVQRQRQRR from the coding sequence ATGTTCAAGGCAGGACGGACCACGGGGCGCAGGCGTCCCACCTCGATGACGATCGCGATGGTCGTCGCGGGCGCAGTCATCTTCATCCTTCTCGCGGTACCGCTGATCGTTCAGGTGATCACCGCGTTCCGTGGTCCGTTCCTGCCCTTCGGGGTCTCCTCGGCGAAGTGGGGGATCGAGAACTTCGTCACCCTGTGGCAGCTTCGCGAGGACTTCTGGGGCGTGCTCGGCGCCACTGGTGCCTTCGTCGGCGGATCCACTCTGCTCACGCTGCTGATGGCGTTCGGCCTCGCGTGGGTCACGGTGCGCACGGATGCGCCACTGCGTCGACTGATCTCGGTGCTGGTGATCGTGCCCTACATCATCCCGCCGATCGTGAAGGCGCAGGCCTACCTGCTGATGCTGTCGCCCGAATCGGGCGTGCTGAATCAGCTGCTGCGGCTGCTGCCCTTCGCGAGCGACGTGCCGATCGATCCCTACGCGTTCCCGACCATGATCTTCATCCAGGCGCTCACGAACGTCACGTTCCCGTACCTGATGATCGTGCCGATCCTCACGAACATGGACGGCTCGCTCGAGGAGTCGGCCCGGGTGTCCGGTGCCTCCTGGCCGCAGACCCTGCGCCGGGTGACGCTGCCCATGCTGTGGCCGGGGCTGCTCGGGGTGACCGTGCTGACGTTCATCCTCGGACTCGGCAGCCTCGAGGTGCCGTTGCTGTTCGGCCAGGAGTCGGGCCGCAGCATCTTCGCCCTCAAGCTCTGGACCCTCATCAGCTCGAACGCGGGGGAGCTGCCGCAGTACGGGCTCGCCGCCGCGTGGGGGCTGGTGTTCCTCGTGATCACGACCATCGCCTTCGCGGTCTACCTGAGAGCCACCCGCAATGCGGAGCGAAGAGCCTCGGTGTCGGGCAAGGGGTTCCGGCCGTCCACGATGCAGATGGGGCCGTGGAAGATCCCGGTCATGCTGCTCGTCGCCGTGTTCATCCTGCTGACCGGCATCCTTCCCCTGCTCGCGCTGCTCTGGGCCGCGATCACGCCGTACCCGGTGGCGTTCTCGTTCGACGCGATGCTGAGCCGCACCGACTTCGGCGCGTTCGGGGTGGTGCTCGCCGATCCGGAGTTCTGGGTGTCGCTCGGGCGCACCGTGATCATCGCGGGAGGCAGCGCCACGATCGCCGTGGTGTTCGCGACCGTGCTGGCCTACGGCATCGCCCGCAGCAAGAAGACGCGCTGGGTGAAGGCGCTCGACCTGTTCGCCTCGTCGTCGGTCGCGATCCCCGCCACCATCGCCGGCTTCGCGATGTTCCTCACGTTCATGGTGATCAACCCGTACATCCCGATCGCCGGCACGCTGCTGGCGCTCGTGATCGCGTACTCGTACCGCGTGTCGATCGCCTACCGCTCCTCCTACAGCGCGACGCTGCAGATCCGACCCGAGCTGGAGGAGGCCGCGCTCACCAGCGGCGCCAGCCGCTTCGAGGGCTTCCGTCGCATCATCGCGCCACTGCTGATGCCGACGGTGATGGCCGTGTGGATCCAGATGTTCATCCTCGGCACCAACGAGTTCACGCTGCCGGCGTTCCTGGCGACGCCGTCGTCGCGCCCGCTGTCGATGTACATCTACGCCATGATCAACCCGCGATCGGCGCAGCTCTACGCGCCTGACCAGGGGGCGGCGATGGCGCTGATCTTCACGCTCATGGTGTTCGCGATCGGCTACGGCCTGCAGTGGGCGCTGTCGCGTCGAGCGATCGGACGCACGCGCAAGCCGGTTTCGGCGGGACTCCCGGCGCTCGCCGCGACCCCGGTGGCGGATGCCGACGCCTCGGCGACCGCGACCCTCGCCGTGCAGCGCCAGCGGCAGCGCCGCTGA
- the cofE gene encoding coenzyme F420-0:L-glutamate ligase, translating into MNAPAITVFALTGIGEVHPGDDLVRLILATGVEFMHGDIVVVTSKIVSKAEGRYVEAADREAAITAETVRVVASRTFDGHTMRIVENRLGMVSAAAGVDASNTPDGWILLLPEDPDRSARALAAGLRAATGAEVGVILSDTLGRPWREGQTDVAIGGGGVHMIADLRGTTDQAGKVLSVTTPCVADELAAASDLVKGKASGNPVAVVRGRADLVGALDLPGASSIVRPSERDLFSLGTAEALDQGYRDGYAAALADLREHEQKDAT; encoded by the coding sequence ATGAACGCCCCGGCGATCACCGTCTTCGCGCTCACCGGCATCGGCGAGGTGCATCCGGGCGACGACCTCGTGCGCCTGATCCTCGCCACCGGCGTCGAGTTCATGCACGGCGACATCGTGGTCGTGACCTCGAAGATCGTCTCGAAGGCGGAGGGCCGGTACGTCGAAGCCGCGGATCGCGAAGCGGCGATCACCGCCGAGACGGTGCGCGTCGTCGCCTCCCGCACTTTCGACGGCCACACCATGCGCATCGTCGAGAACCGCCTGGGCATGGTGTCGGCTGCCGCCGGGGTCGATGCCAGCAACACCCCCGACGGCTGGATCCTGCTACTGCCCGAAGACCCCGACCGGTCGGCGCGTGCGCTCGCCGCGGGGTTGCGCGCGGCCACGGGTGCCGAGGTCGGAGTGATCCTCAGCGACACCCTCGGGCGGCCCTGGCGCGAAGGGCAGACCGACGTCGCGATCGGCGGCGGCGGCGTGCACATGATCGCCGACCTCCGCGGAACCACAGACCAGGCGGGCAAGGTGCTCAGCGTCACGACCCCGTGCGTGGCCGACGAGCTCGCCGCGGCATCCGATCTCGTCAAAGGCAAGGCGAGCGGCAACCCGGTCGCGGTGGTGCGCGGGCGTGCCGATCTGGTCGGGGCGCTCGACCTCCCCGGTGCCTCGAGCATCGTGCGGCCCTCGGAGCGCGACCTCTTCTCGCTCGGCACCGCCGAAGCACTCGATCAGGGATACCGCGACGGATACGCCGCCGCCCTGGCAGACCTCAGAGAACACGAACAGAAGGATGCGACATGA
- a CDS encoding LysR substrate-binding domain-containing protein, which yields MATDRLLDGRVKIRHLVLVTAIADEGTLVRAAESLHITQPVVTRGLREVEDVLGVPLFERMPRGVKPTQYGHSFIERARSVLAELRAAGEEVRLLQSGQLGTVTVGTHLAGSNLLLPRAIAALKAEHPRLTVVVREGTPDTLQQLLLAGDLDLTVGRLSPTVPVRLEQERLHQEPIRLVARAGHPVLGGVKANSLAELIAYPWIFPVAQTALRAELEAVFFHEGLPLPPDRVECTSMLTLRTLLISTDVIAALPMFIAVDDRELRILPTPLSSIRRSVGVTLPKDRAPSPAAAALLTHLRDEGARLAEFEREYAQTESRPLG from the coding sequence ATGGCCACCGATCGACTGCTCGACGGCCGGGTGAAGATCCGGCACCTCGTCCTCGTGACCGCCATCGCCGATGAGGGAACCCTCGTGCGCGCTGCCGAGTCACTGCACATCACCCAGCCCGTCGTCACCCGCGGTCTCCGCGAGGTGGAGGACGTGCTGGGTGTTCCCCTGTTCGAGCGGATGCCGCGCGGCGTCAAGCCGACCCAGTACGGGCACTCGTTCATCGAGCGGGCCCGCTCGGTGCTCGCCGAACTGCGCGCGGCGGGGGAGGAGGTTCGCCTCCTGCAGTCCGGCCAGCTCGGCACGGTCACCGTCGGCACCCACCTCGCGGGATCGAACCTGCTCCTGCCGCGGGCCATCGCCGCGCTCAAGGCGGAGCATCCGCGTCTCACCGTCGTCGTCCGCGAGGGAACCCCCGACACGCTGCAGCAGCTGTTGCTCGCCGGGGACCTCGATCTGACAGTCGGCCGTCTCTCGCCGACCGTGCCGGTTCGGCTCGAGCAGGAGCGCCTGCACCAGGAGCCGATCCGGCTGGTCGCTCGCGCCGGGCATCCGGTGCTCGGAGGTGTGAAGGCGAACTCGCTCGCCGAGTTGATCGCCTACCCGTGGATCTTCCCGGTGGCCCAGACCGCACTGCGGGCCGAGCTCGAGGCGGTGTTCTTCCATGAAGGGCTGCCGCTTCCGCCCGACCGCGTGGAGTGCACCTCGATGCTCACGCTGCGCACGCTGCTCATCTCGACCGATGTGATCGCCGCCCTGCCGATGTTCATCGCCGTCGACGATCGGGAGCTGCGGATCCTGCCCACGCCCCTCAGCTCGATCCGCCGTTCGGTCGGCGTCACCCTGCCCAAGGATCGGGCGCCGTCGCCCGCGGCGGCCGCGCTGCTGACGCATCTGCGCGACGAAGGCGCACGCCTGGCGGAGTTCGAGCGGGAGTACGCGCAGACGGAGTCGCGCCCCCTCGGCTGA
- a CDS encoding DHA2 family efflux MFS transporter permease subunit, translating into MNQNVRPWPALWALCIGFFMILVDTTIVAIANPVILAAFDADLTTVIWVTSAYLLAYAVPLLITGRLGDRFGPKRVYLAGLVVFTLASLACGLADSIGMLIAARAVQGFGAALMTPQTMAIIARIFPPRGRGQAMGAWGAVGGLATLVGPILGGVLTDTVGWEWIFFVNVPVGIIAFVVAWRLVPDLAGHPHRFDWIGVLLSGGGLFLLVFGLQEGEVYDWGVIAGPITVWALIVVGAVLLVLFVVWQRFNRAEPLMPLSLFRDRNFSVANATIFLVGVGITAMPVPLAFYFQVARGLDPTLAALMLAPMAVVSGVLGPLVGKLSDRIGPRWVTFAAFVISAVAMAWYASTMTLDAPFWLLLFPSALLGVGVSGMFGPLASTATRNLPHTQAGAGSGVYSTTRQMGSVIGSALLAVLMNLTLAAHITGFAPGAIHPGSDLSAKDGAGLAAAMSQSLLLSAIAFAVCAVVVVFFEKPRPWGAPATQPVPQTAGSVAREGRS; encoded by the coding sequence ATGAACCAGAACGTCCGACCATGGCCGGCCCTGTGGGCTCTGTGCATCGGCTTCTTCATGATCCTCGTCGACACGACGATCGTGGCGATCGCCAACCCGGTCATCCTCGCGGCCTTCGACGCCGATCTCACGACGGTGATCTGGGTCACCAGCGCCTACCTCCTGGCGTATGCGGTTCCCCTGCTGATCACGGGTCGGCTCGGCGACCGCTTCGGTCCCAAGCGGGTCTACCTCGCCGGGCTCGTCGTTTTCACGCTCGCGTCGCTGGCCTGCGGGCTCGCCGACAGCATCGGCATGCTGATCGCCGCCCGCGCCGTGCAGGGATTCGGTGCGGCGCTGATGACGCCGCAGACCATGGCGATCATCGCGCGCATCTTCCCGCCGCGCGGTCGTGGCCAGGCGATGGGCGCGTGGGGTGCGGTCGGCGGGTTGGCGACGCTCGTCGGACCGATCCTCGGCGGTGTGCTCACCGACACGGTGGGCTGGGAGTGGATCTTCTTCGTGAACGTGCCCGTCGGCATCATCGCCTTCGTGGTCGCGTGGCGCCTGGTGCCGGATCTTGCCGGACACCCGCACCGGTTCGACTGGATCGGCGTCCTGCTCTCCGGCGGTGGCCTGTTCCTCCTCGTCTTCGGACTGCAGGAGGGCGAGGTCTACGACTGGGGAGTGATCGCCGGCCCGATCACGGTGTGGGCGCTGATCGTCGTCGGCGCCGTCCTCCTCGTGCTCTTCGTCGTCTGGCAGCGGTTCAACCGCGCCGAGCCCCTGATGCCGCTCAGTCTCTTCCGCGACCGGAACTTCTCGGTCGCGAACGCCACGATCTTCCTCGTGGGCGTCGGCATCACGGCGATGCCCGTGCCGCTCGCCTTCTACTTCCAGGTCGCCCGGGGCCTCGACCCGACGCTCGCCGCCCTCATGCTCGCTCCGATGGCGGTGGTCTCGGGCGTGCTCGGTCCGCTCGTCGGCAAGCTGAGCGACCGGATCGGCCCGCGATGGGTGACGTTCGCGGCCTTCGTCATCTCGGCGGTCGCGATGGCCTGGTACGCGTCGACCATGACACTCGACGCTCCGTTCTGGCTGCTCCTGTTCCCCTCCGCCCTGCTGGGCGTCGGCGTCTCGGGGATGTTCGGACCGCTGGCGTCGACGGCCACACGCAACCTCCCGCACACGCAGGCGGGAGCGGGATCCGGGGTCTACTCCACGACCCGGCAGATGGGCTCGGTGATCGGATCGGCGCTGCTGGCGGTGCTGATGAACCTCACCCTCGCCGCGCACATCACCGGCTTCGCGCCGGGCGCGATCCATCCGGGCAGCGACCTGTCGGCGAAGGACGGGGCGGGGCTCGCGGCCGCGATGTCGCAGTCGCTGCTGCTGTCGGCCATCGCGTTCGCGGTGTGCGCCGTCGTGGTCGTGTTCTTCGAGAAGCCACGGCCGTGGGGTGCACCGGCCACGCAGCCGGTCCCGCAGACGGCGGGCTCAGTCGCACGAGAGGGACGGTCATGA
- a CDS encoding ABC transporter ATP-binding protein: protein MTAESGGGRLVVDALKKDYELDGEAVPVVKDVTFTIEPGTFYSLLGPSGCGKTTTLRCVAGLERSNGGVISLDGRVLSTGAEHVSPDKRDIGMVFQNYAIWPHMTVFANAIFPLQVAGSRLPKQEARKRAMEALELVQLDHLAQRPATALSGGQQQRLALARALAHRPRLLLLDEPLSNLDAKLRDTMRNELRSLQRSLGISALYVTHDQSEALSMSDRVAVMNGGRIVQEATPRELYDQPADRFVADFVGRVNMTPARVIERDGAGDAVVEALGTRLHTPVPDGVAAGDEVTLTFRPETVRWHETAIERPNVLPVRIVRVEFLGEIVEYEAEVLTAGEPVGTIVGRGAPLQTPPEGGRVFLELVPHACRVLAA from the coding sequence ATGACCGCGGAATCCGGCGGCGGTCGACTGGTCGTCGACGCGCTCAAGAAGGACTACGAGCTGGATGGCGAGGCCGTTCCCGTCGTCAAAGACGTCACCTTCACGATCGAGCCCGGCACGTTCTATTCGCTCCTCGGCCCGTCGGGCTGCGGCAAGACGACCACCCTGCGGTGCGTCGCCGGACTGGAGCGCAGCAACGGCGGTGTGATCTCGCTCGACGGCCGCGTGCTCTCGACGGGAGCCGAGCACGTGTCGCCCGACAAGCGCGACATCGGCATGGTGTTCCAGAACTACGCGATCTGGCCGCACATGACGGTGTTCGCGAACGCGATCTTCCCGCTGCAGGTGGCGGGCTCCCGCCTTCCGAAGCAGGAGGCGCGCAAGCGGGCGATGGAGGCACTCGAGCTGGTGCAGCTCGACCACCTCGCGCAGCGACCCGCGACCGCGCTGTCTGGCGGCCAGCAGCAGCGCCTCGCCCTAGCTCGCGCGCTCGCCCATCGCCCGCGGCTGCTGCTGCTCGACGAGCCGCTGTCGAACCTCGACGCGAAGCTGCGCGACACCATGCGCAACGAGCTGCGCAGCCTGCAGCGCAGCCTCGGCATCAGTGCGCTCTACGTCACTCACGACCAGTCCGAGGCGCTGTCGATGTCGGATCGCGTCGCCGTGATGAACGGCGGACGGATCGTGCAGGAGGCGACGCCGCGCGAGCTCTACGACCAGCCCGCCGACCGATTCGTGGCGGACTTCGTGGGTCGGGTGAACATGACCCCCGCGCGGGTGATCGAGCGGGACGGCGCCGGGGATGCGGTCGTCGAGGCCCTGGGTACCCGGTTGCACACACCCGTGCCCGACGGTGTCGCGGCGGGCGACGAGGTGACGCTCACGTTCCGGCCCGAGACCGTGCGCTGGCACGAGACCGCGATCGAGCGTCCCAACGTGCTTCCCGTGCGCATCGTGCGGGTGGAGTTCCTCGGCGAGATCGTCGAGTACGAAGCCGAGGTGCTCACCGCCGGCGAACCCGTCGGCACGATCGTCGGCCGCGGTGCTCCGCTTCAGACACCCCCCGAGGGCGGCAGGGTCTTCCTCGAACTCGTCCCGCACGCCTGCCGCGTGCTGGCTGCATGA